One segment of Vicia villosa cultivar HV-30 ecotype Madison, WI unplaced genomic scaffold, Vvil1.0 ctg.001450F_1_1, whole genome shotgun sequence DNA contains the following:
- the LOC131635229 gene encoding uncharacterized protein At4g14450, chloroplastic-like: MADTQRNRTRPAAVGHRQPNRLQSRAPSSLQINRTVDWNVAIPLLSPVDSSPPPQQLPLAAKREELKPNQQQQRRQIAETEKIVFKKWQHPAAPFCYEATSVVPPFC, translated from the coding sequence ATGGCAGACACTCAGAGAAACAGAACCCGTCCCGCCGCTGTCGGTCACCGGCAGCCAAACCGATTGCAAAGCCGTGCTCCGTCATCACTCCAGATCAACCGTACAGTCGATTGGAACGTCGCGATTCCTCTTCTGTCGCCGGTGGATTCGTCACCGCCGCCTCAACAACTGCCGCTAGCAGCGAAAAGAGAGGAGCTCAAACCGAATCAGCAGCAGCAGAGACGGCAGATCGCTGAGACggaaaagatagttttcaaaaagTGGCAGCATCCTGCCGCTCCGTTTTGCTACGAGGCTACTTCGGTGGTTCCTCCATTTTGTTAA